The following are from one region of the Hyphomicrobium album genome:
- a CDS encoding pyruvate dehydrogenase complex E1 component subunit beta, which produces MEEGTLTKWLVSEGQDVKAGDVIAEIETDKATMEVEAVDEGKLAKILVPAGTENVKVNTPIALISGDDESAAPPSAPPKAETRPKNAELAAELDVAPTEQPRDEPGRSYEPLSAEPETAPGTETVNQTMREALRDAMAEEMRRDPDVFLIGEEVAQYQGAYKVSQNLLEEFGERRVIDTPITEQGFAAIGVGAAFAGLKPIVEFMTWNFAMQAIDQIVNSAAKTHYMSGGLVTVPIVFRGPNGAAARVAAQHSQCFSAWYAHVPGLKVVAPSTPADAKGLLKAAIRDPNPVVFLENEILYGAHGPVPKGGDFVIPIGKARIARPGKDATVVSFARGIVYALEAAERLAKDGIDVEVIDLRTLRPLDMATVLASVKKTNRIVTVEEAWPVCSVGSEICAQVAMQAFDDLDAPPAKVSGADVPMPYAANLEKLALPSVERVVAAVKSVMYV; this is translated from the coding sequence ATGGAGGAGGGCACGCTCACCAAGTGGCTGGTGAGCGAAGGCCAGGACGTGAAGGCTGGCGACGTCATCGCCGAGATCGAGACCGACAAGGCAACGATGGAGGTCGAGGCGGTCGACGAGGGCAAGCTCGCCAAGATCCTCGTCCCCGCCGGCACGGAGAACGTCAAGGTCAACACGCCGATCGCCCTCATCTCCGGCGACGACGAGAGCGCTGCCCCGCCATCTGCGCCCCCGAAGGCGGAGACGCGGCCGAAGAACGCAGAGTTGGCGGCGGAGCTCGATGTCGCGCCGACCGAGCAGCCACGCGACGAGCCCGGCCGCAGCTATGAGCCCCTCTCGGCCGAACCTGAGACCGCGCCGGGAACCGAGACCGTCAACCAGACGATGCGCGAGGCGCTGCGCGATGCGATGGCAGAGGAGATGCGCCGCGATCCGGACGTGTTCCTGATCGGCGAGGAGGTCGCCCAGTACCAGGGCGCCTATAAGGTCAGCCAGAACCTGCTCGAGGAATTTGGCGAGCGGCGCGTCATCGACACGCCGATCACCGAGCAGGGCTTCGCTGCGATCGGCGTCGGCGCCGCCTTCGCCGGCCTGAAGCCCATCGTCGAGTTCATGACCTGGAACTTCGCCATGCAGGCGATCGACCAGATCGTCAACTCCGCTGCCAAGACCCACTACATGTCGGGAGGGCTCGTCACCGTTCCCATCGTCTTCCGCGGGCCCAACGGCGCCGCGGCACGCGTCGCCGCCCAGCACAGCCAGTGCTTTTCCGCCTGGTACGCGCACGTGCCGGGACTGAAGGTCGTCGCGCCGTCGACGCCGGCCGACGCCAAGGGGCTGTTGAAGGCTGCGATCCGCGACCCGAACCCCGTTGTCTTCCTGGAGAACGAGATCCTCTACGGGGCGCACGGCCCAGTGCCCAAAGGCGGCGATTTCGTCATCCCCATCGGCAAGGCGCGTATCGCGCGGCCCGGCAAGGACGCCACTGTCGTCTCGTTCGCGCGGGGCATCGTCTACGCGCTGGAGGCGGCCGAGCGGCTCGCCAAGGACGGCATCGACGTGGAAGTCATCGACCTCAGGACGCTGCGCCCGCTCGACATGGCGACGGTGCTCGCCTCGGTGAAGAAGACCAACCGCATCGTCACCGTCGAGGAAGCCTGGCCCGTGTGCTCGGTCGGCTCGGAAATTTGCGCCCAGGTCGCCATGCAGGCGTTCGACGATCTCGACGCGCCGCCGGCGAAAGTGTCGGGCGCCGACGTGCCGATGCCGTATGCGGCCAACCTCGAGAAGCTGGCGCTGCCGTCGGTCGAGCGCGTCGTCGCGGCGGTGAAGTCGGTCATGTACGTTTAG